Genomic DNA from Solanum dulcamara chromosome 4, daSolDulc1.2, whole genome shotgun sequence:
GGGGAAGTAAAGTACACTGCACTGGGAAACATTCCACTGCAAGTGTGATTTGAGAACATCAAAGACACATACCTGGTGCTAACCATTCTGTTGAGGAGTTGCTAGCTAATGGAGCTAGCCACAATATGTTTCGCAAATTCATTGAATCATCATAAGAGACATTAGTTCCTGGGAATAATAAAACCTAAGATGAGTATAAAGAACATCATTATTGTCCTTTTAATATTCATAATACCAAAAAAGTGAAAAGGTTAGAAACACTGTGGGATTGAAGACTACTGATGGTAAATTAAGTTTGAGAAAATCCAATTTTGAACATTCAGTGGATCTCACAAGAAGTGGTTAAGATGCAGACCTACCAATTTGGCAGTAGCCCATGTTGCAAGGAAAGACTTCCTTATCATATGCTGGATACTCCTTAGCATGGAACCTGGAAAAGTGTTTGCACCTTTTAACCTCACAAGTGTCTCACACACACAagacaacaacaaacaacaattGCGCCTAAATCATAAGCAAGTTGGGATCACTATATGAATCCTCATCGACCATATCACCCATTTAAGCTTATCCTGAAGACCTGAaccaataaaatacaaaatacaaaataaaaaaatagaaagcaCAATAAGTTTCTATATTTCCTACTGAAATACAAATCTCTGACACGATCAGAAGACTCCTAGAAAACATAAAACCTAAAGTAAACATATTAACATGACTAAACATATGCCAACAATTGGTATCGCCTCTATagatctttttattttattgcgGCCTACTATTGTGCTAAGTCTACATGGATTCTAAGAGATTGTAGGTCTTTCGAGACAAGTTCCTTCTATTACCATCCCGTCTCAGATAAAGGAGTAGGGTTGCAGCAGGCTCACAACCAGTGTAAAACTAATCAATTTATGATGAATCATcacacaaaagaaaataaaaaatattcgcagaaatagaaagaaacatagaaaagaaaaaactaagTTCATGAGGAAGAAACAACATTGAAGAAACATCCACGTCCATCTTCTGGTCGACAGATTAGAGAAGCAAAAAGAAACCTTTTCCATGGGAGTGACTGGTTGGAGGAAGGTTCGAACTGAAATGGGATAATGGGTAATCTTGCATTTTGGATTACAGGATTAATGGAATTTCTTACCTTCTCTACTTCTTACTAAGCAAATAAACAAGAGGACCTCCTTATCATATTTAATTAAACGCCAAGTACCTCTTTTAAGAGCTGCCTCTGACCAGCTAACAAACAAGAGGTCTTGTATTTCAGAATTTGGATTACAGGATTAAAGGAATGTGGAATACGATCCTTGATTGCATTTGGTGAGAGATATGGACAAAAAGAAACCAAAGATGTTTTTTAGAGCATATGCAAAAGTACTCATACTCTGAATCATGGATGTATCTCGTTTTTGGATATTTGGTATAGACTAGAAGATGTCAACACAGTGGATAGAATGTTAACCTTCCTCAACGACATAATCTAGTGTATATGGACTTCCCATAGAGCCTAACTAGGCTGCTAAAAGTAAGTGAAGTCCCTCAAACACATAAATTACTGAGTCTAACTCCTTAAGCAAACTGGAGGATTGAGAATTCTACTTCTACAACTAAACGCCTAACAGATGCCCATCTTACCAATCTGGTTCTCAATTGAGAGGAAGTAGTGATGATCCATGAGTGGTTTCCATCCATGGCTCTTTGCCCTTTATCTGAAACCTAGTGCATGTCTCCAGGTAGAACTTCAGTGCACTCATAATGCTAGCTACTACAACACCAAACCCCATAAAGAAAACCAAATCATAAACCAAGAAACCCCTTAgtcttttggaaaaaaaagagacTGCAGAGAGAAGCAAAAGCTCCAATTCCTTTGAGAATATGCAGCCAGTGATCAACTACATAGCATACTTTAGTTCAACAATTGAGTATATTAATGCACACTCTCTTGTGGATCTGATCAACAGGATTCACTTTAATTGTGGAGTTTATCCATCTTGTTAAACCATTAGCTTACTGAAAAGCACTATTGCTAGATGATAGCTATGTCTAGAACTGGAAGATTAAGCAGAATACATTGAAGATGTCAGACAACGGAATATGATATATAAGACAAGATAAggatatttaagaaaatacaacAATTATGATTGAGTTTACGATAACCCACAAAATTCACAGAGATCCGATCAGATTGCCTTTCTATCTTAGTAGAAGAAATTTTACGATTCTACTAAATCTGTGTTTATTATCTTCCTGCTGCTATTTAGATGGATTGAAGAGTTTAGGCTATAGACATGCAACCGAATCAACTTAGCTGAGCACCCATCATATTGTTCCAATAGGTTAGCAGTTTTCTTCTCTAGTTTCTCTTATCCTAGTTCACTTTATTATTTGCCAACAGAAGAAGCAAAAGGAACACTTGAAATAAAAAGTATCTTTCCAAATATCCAATTAGCCAAGTAATTAAGTGCAAAACTGATCGTATTTGCTTGATCATTTACTATAACGAGTTCTTAGGGCCTGACTTTTGTGGAACAACTGAGCAATAGAAAGTACCATTTGTGTCATGTGTGCACAAGACAGTGAAGTGTTCATGTCAACTTACAAAATCCCAAGCCTTCCAGAGTCTCTGGCAAGAAAGACATGACCATGAAAGAAGTCAAAGCGCGACAACGATACATTCAGCCCTACACTGGGTCCCCGAGCAACAATCATTTCAAACAAAgattcaaggtatgaatttatCTCCTACAAAACAACAATTGAACTCAACATTAAACAGCAACCAGAAATCCTCATTTCAACAAGATCCAGAAGTTCCATTTTAATTCTGACCTCATTAATAAATAGTCTCCCATAAGGAGTTCTAGTAAGTTCACATCGGTCTTCCTTTGATCCTTCAATGTCAGGAACCTGCAAATTGAATAGGATGCACTTACTGTCAAAAATAGCCGAGAGAGACAATTGAAAGAGGAAGCAGTTCAATAAATTGCTAGTGACTTAGAGACCCTATTAGTAAGGGCCATCTATAAAGTTTTTAGATGGACATCACGAGCTAAAACTGTCTCCTCTTTTCCCTCTGAAATTCGCTCCTTCCACAAGTTATAGGTAAGATACTTTGAAAATTGCATCTAACAACATTGTAAAATAAGTGCACCAACTAAAATTCCAGCCATGTTAGTATGTGATTGATGATCAACCCTCTTTATCCTGCAGCCACCCGAGGCATTACAAAAAGGCAAAGATGTACATATCCTTGTGCATTATCATTTATCTGTTTAGAAACTTTGACACAGATGCTTTCATGAATAAAGAAGATAAAAGCTAGAACTATTTGTTAAATGACGAGCTGAGTTCCATGGTTAACTAGCGTGCATTGTCACCTAATTACAGGTAACTTTCCATTGTAAGCATACTCAAATAAAATATGGTAAGTAACATGTGGTAACTGGTTAAAAACACCGACAGTTAAATCCATTACAGAAAATGCTGTCGAAATAGAGATAGAAATGAAAACTCACAGGGATGACTGTGGGATCAAGAGTCCTTTGAATAGACGCAGTATCACCACCAGAGTCAACAGCGAGCCGAGCAAGCTCCATCACCTGCGCCGGAGGCCACCAAATAAGCTCATTCTCTTCGCTTATACTCCTTCGATCATCACTCAACGAGCGTCTATTTGAAGTCTGCGTACTTGGACAAAAAGGAACGAGGAATTTGAAGCAAGAACGTAGCTGGCGTGCCTCTTGAGAGTTGACAGCAGAGGCTTGTTGAGGTGGGCCCAACAGAGCAAGCAAATCCGCTGCTGAGGCCTTGGGTACGGGCGGCGAAGCAGAGGAACGTAGTTTAAGCTTGCGGAAGGAGTAGAATGTTGGGGTGGAAGTGACAGTGTATGAAGAGGCGAGAGaaagggagaagaagaaggcGAATTTGAAAGAGAACAATGGCTGCCTCATCTTTCTTCTCCCTTATGAAAATTGGGATCATCCCACTAATCCCATTTGGCTTTAAATGCGAGATCCCGTAAAGAAATGTATTGGAGTACCGAGTACTCAATATTTATATAGAGATGGAACTTCGATGATTACAAAACGGTAACCTTTCTTTATCTACATTGAGTATTTTTCTTGAGAAAGTGACAAAAATGTGATCCCTACCCCTTAAGTAGGCAAGTATTGAataatattgattttttaaaattttctaaaaaaattaacgATTTTAGGCTCCTTCAAATATTTTACCAAACTCCATCGGCTATATTTGATTTTACCATCAAAAACATAAGGGACCTATATTTTCTTAGCCCTTTGTTTGTATAACAGAATGCACATAATTTACCGCGCACGTTGATggctttctctttcttttatttgcAGGTTCGCCCCAACAACTTGATCCAATGAAAATAGATTGTAGCCAAAAATTTCTCAGGAGGTGACCTTTCGAATATTCAaggaaaaatacaaaataaaaacgTGCATAAATTCATATTTCTTGCCTCACAAAAGCTGTTATGACAAGACAAGAATAACacatatatcaaaagaaaaatttgtCGAAGAGGaatctagagaaaaaaaaagaagagttcattagctaataataGTGCAACTCACAAATTCAGAAAAACAACAATTTGTGTACAATGCTTTTTATCCAAAGCAAAAACCCTATTCTTGGTTGCTATGTAGTAAGTATCTCATAATGATACTGTATAATCTTGGAGAGCTACAGCAAGTGCGTCCATTTCAAGACTTGCTCAAACCAGATTTTTCTCTCACTTGGTAACACTCTTTTCTTGTGAAATGAACCGGAGTTTCAGTCCCCTTGACGGTTGAAACGCTTCCGTCAATATTCCCTGCCAATGAATAGCTAGAAGAGCTTAATAGGGATCATAAAGTCTCTAAAACAACTTGACAAGATAGCTGCTTCTCCAGAACATATTCACTACTGAACGCAGCGTATGATACCTAACAAACCAAGAAACCATATAAACTTGACTCATTTAACACTAGAAAAGCGAAAAACTAAATGATTCAACGAACCCTCATGGAAATAGTAAAAACGGGATGGAGAATAACATTCTTGCTAACCATTTTCAAATGGTGTGGGTGTCTAGTTGTGCACACCTAGACTATTCCACAAGCACAGGCACCACATAACTTTATCCACCAAGGCCTAGGCAGATGGAAGGAAATCACATTTTTAGTGTCAATATTCGGATTGTAAAGAGTgacaaaaaaatatacatatttgaaTTAGTCTATTAACAATGTGCAAGTGAAGATATATAGAAATTTGGGGCA
This window encodes:
- the LOC129886150 gene encoding uncharacterized protein LOC129886150, whose amino-acid sequence is MRQPLFSFKFAFFFSLSLASSYTVTSTPTFYSFRKLKLRSSASPPVPKASAADLLALLGPPQQASAVNSQEARQLRSCFKFLVPFCPSTQTSNRRSLSDDRRSISEENELIWWPPAQVMELARLAVDSGGDTASIQRTLDPTVIPVPDIEGSKEDRCELTRTPYGRLFINEEINSYLESLFEMIVARGPSVGLNVSLSRFDFFHGHVFLARDSGRLGILFHAKEYPAYDKEVFPCNMGYCQIGTNVSYDDSMNLRNILWLAPLASNSSTEWLAPGVLVVLDAHPTGVIYKDLIPEYVQIARTLYEDDFGEVAFDVNYLNTGGETPKFQIFIC